CGCCTCGGCGTGCGCCGGCCCGCCCGCGGACGCGCGCATCGCCCGCGTCACCCGCAGCGACTGGCTCATCGCGCGCACGTGCTCGGGCGTCGTCCCGCAACATCCGCCCACCACGTTCGCGCCCGCGAGCACCAGCCGCCGCGCGTACGTCGCCAGGTACTCGGCGCTCGCCATGTACATCAGCCGCCCGCCTACGTCGCGCGGCAGCCCGGCGTTCGGCATCGCGGAGAGCTTCCGCCGTGTCACGACCGCCATCTGCTCGATCGCCTCCAGCATCGCCTGCGGACCCACGGAGCAGTTGAGCCCGATCACGTCCGCCCCCCACGCGTCGAGCGCGCGCGCGACGTCGGCCGGCGTGGCGCCGTACGGCGTCCGCAGGTCCGCCCCGACCGTCATCTGCGCGATCACCGGCACCGCGGGGTCGACCTCGCGCGCCGCGCGGATCGCCTGCTCGATCTCGATCAGGTCGCCGAACGTCTCGAAAATCACGCAGTCCGCGCCGCCGGCGACCAGCGCCGCGATCTGCTCGCGGAACATCGCCCGCGCCTCGTCGCGGCTCGTCGGCCCGTACGGCTCGATTCGCACGCCGAGCGGGCCCACCGCGCCCGCGACGAGCACGGTGCGGCCGTGCGGGGCCGCGTCGGCCGCCGCGCGCGCCAACTCCGCGCCGCGCCGGTTGATCGCCTCCGCCTGCCCCTCCAGCCCGTAGTGCGCGAGTTTCACGCGGTTGGCGCCGAACGTGTTCGTCTCGACCACCTCCGCCCCGGCCGCCACGTACGCCTCGTGCACGGCGCGCACGAGGTCCGGCGCGCGCACGCACAGCTCGTCGTAGCACTGGTTGATGAACACGCCCCGCGAGTACAGCTCGGTGCCCGTCGCGCCGTCGAACAGCACGATCTGTGAGGGGTCGAGCAGGCCGTCGAGCGCCTGGCGTCGAGATTCGCGGGTCACGGCGACGATCGTGAGACAGGGGAATGGCCGAGCCAGCAGGTCCGCGGCGCGTCCGTACGGTCCCATTATATCCTTCTAGCCGGGTAAACGGATAGATGCGCCCTGGTCCGGCACGCGCGCCGACTCACCCCCGACGCGCCGGGCCGGCCCGCCACGTTCGGTTGGAAACGCGCTACTCGACCGGGCCCAGGCCGTTGATCCAGAACAGGCGCGGTCCGATCGCCCGGGTGACCGTGAACGGCAGCCGCCGCCCGTCCGCGAGGCGTAGCGTTAACCGCACCCCGACGTACGTCCCGAGCGCGCCCGGGTCCGCCGATTCGAGGCGGCCGTAGACGTTCCGCTCCGCCCCGAGCGATGGGAAGGTCTCGCCGCCCCGGATGCTCGCGTCGCGCGGCTCTTCGACGTCCATGAGGAGGTACGTCACGTCGGCGATCGACTGCTCTCCGTCGTACGCCTGGCCCCGCCCGCGGATCCTCTCGCGCACGCGGAGGAGCGCCGTCGCGTCGTCCACCGTCGAGTCGGCGCGCGTCACGCGTACAGCATCGACTCGGCGAGCGTGTGCACCGCGTCGGCCTCCGCGTGGCGACGCGCGTTGTACGCGATCAGCTCCGGGGTGATTGTGTCGGTGTCACACGCGAGCGCGGCGCCGTGTTGCGCGACCTGCCGCTCGAGGGCCGCAACTACATCGGCAACCTCGACCATGTGCAGGCACACCCGGTCGTACGGGCAGGCGTTGAGCTTCCAGCAGGGCGAGCAGCTCACCGCGGAGTACAGGTTCTCGTTGCACGGGTAGCCCGACTGCGCCGGGGTCTCGCGCCCCCCGTAGACGATCACGCTCCGGCAGTCGACCGCGCGCGCCAGGTGCATGAGCATCCCGACCTGGCCGACGAACGCGAGCGAGCCGGCGAGCACCGCCGCGGTCTCGCGCAGCGACGTCTTCCCGCGCAGGTCGAGCGCGCCCGCGAGCGGCGGGTCCTGCACGGAGCCGACCTGAACGAAGTTGTACCGCGCCTCGAGCGCCGACACGACGCCCTGGTACCGCTCGGGGAGCCAGTTCTTGTTCCGCATCGAGTGCCGCGCGTTCAGCCCCGAGCTCTGAATCGCGACCTGCCGCTTGACGCGTCGCCCGAGCCGGACCTCGTCGTCGCCGAGTGTCAGATACGGCCGCAAGGCGACCGTCCCGGTGATCCCGGCCTTCTGGCACATGAGCGAGATCAGGTGCTGCTCGGGCATCGGGTCGTCGCGGTCGAACGCCGGGTGATAACTCGTATACCACGGGTGGACGACCTGCACGCCGAGGCGCCGGAGCAGCAGGCCGATCCGCGGCAGCAGCGGGGCGACGACCGACACATCCGCGTTCCGCGCGTAGAGCTGCGCATACTTGCTCGCCGTCCAGAACCGGTCCCGCCCGCGGCGGCGTAGCTCGCGGAAGATCGCGGTGCAGAGCAGGTCGTCGCCGATGCCCGCCTCGCCGGCCGTGATGAACAGATCCGGGCGACCGTGACGCGCCAACAGCGACACGACCGGCGGCGCCAACCGCGCGTAGTCGAGCGGCGGCCGGAGGAATCGGCCGCCCGTCTGCCCCAGCGTCGCCGCGACCCCGGCAAGCCCCTGGCCGCGAACGAGCCGACCGAGCGTGCCAACTTTTTTCGCGAGAAGAGTCATTGTCAGGCGGCGGCCGACACGGGCCCCGACGCGGGCGCCAGCGCGGGAATGTGGGCGACGTCCGTCACGAGCGGTTCGTCGGCGCGCGCCGCGCGCTCGTGCACCGCATTCACCACCTCATCGACGGTGATGCGCCGCATGCACAGGCGCTCGACCGGGTTGTGACAGGCATTCCACCGCCAACAGGGAGAGCACCAGAGCTCGGTCGCGAGGTTCGTGTTGCACGCGTACCCGGACTGCCACGGCAACTCGCGCCCGCCATAAATGATCACCCCCGGCCGGTCGACCGCGCGCGCGAGGTGCATCAGCAGGCCCACCTGCCCGAGAAAGAGCACCGAGTTCGCAAGGATCGCCGCACTCTCGCGGATCGACGTCTTCCCGCGCAGGTCGACGCACCCGTCGAGCGGCGGGTCGTCCGCCGCGCCGAGTTGGACGAGCGTGTAGTCGCCGCGAAGCGCGTCGACCACGGCCTGGAGCCGGTCGGGGAACCACTCCTTGTTCTTCATCGCCGACTGCGCGCTCGCCCCCGAGCTGTGGAGCGCGATCTGTCGCGGCGCGACTCGGCCCCGCGCGCGCTCCGCGTCCGAGAGGTACAGGTAGGGCCGCAGCGCGACCGACCCCGTGAGGCCGGCCGCCTCGCACATGAGCGCGATGATGTGCTGCCGCGGGACCGGGCTGACGTCCGCCGCCCGGTCGTACCAGGGCGTGTACTCGGCGAAGCAGTCGTGGCCGCCCACCCAGTTGACCATCCGCTGGTAGCGATAATCGTGGGGCACCACGACGTCCACGTCCGGGTTGCGCGCGAACAGCGCCGGGAACCGGGTCATCATCCAGACGCCCCGGTAGCGGCGCCGGCGCATCTCCCGGAGCACGGCCGTGCACATCAGGTCGTCGCCTAACGTGTAGCCGTGGAAGTAGACGAGGTGGCGGGGGCGCCCACGGCGCAACAATTCCGTCGTCATCCAGCCGCCGTGCTGCCACGCGATGCGCGCGAGGTGCGCGGGCGTCTTCATGCATACCTCATTGGTACTTCATCCCTGCATCATCCCTGCGTCATGCTCCCGAGCGTCGCCGGCCCCGGCCGCGGCGCCGTGAGACCGCCGTAGAGCCGGCCGGCCAGATCCCACCAGCGGAGTTCGCGGTCGAAGCGCTCCCACGAGCGGGCCGCCGGCCCCGACCGCATCCAGCCGCGCGCAGATTCGAGCGACCCGCGCAGCGCCCCGCCCCACACCCACCGCGGGACCCCGAGCCACCGCGGCCCGGCCGACCCGTCGTCGGCGTGGGCAGTCGGCATGCGCGACATCGAGACTGCATGCCAGAACATCCAGCGCCGATGATAGCCCTTTCGCAACCGGGCGGGCGGAACATAGTGATGAATTATCAGGTCCGGCCGGTACTCGCCCCGTCCGCCCGCCGCGAGCAGTCGGAGGTACATGTCGTGATCCTCCCCCGACCCCAACCGCTGTCCGGCAGTCGGGCCGAGGGCGGTCGAGTAGGGGCCGGCCCGCTCCAACAGCGCGCGGCGGATCACGGCGTTCCCGCCCATCAGCATGGCGTTGAATCCCGGCGCCCCGAACCGTTCCACGCGCTCGCTCGGCGCCACCCACCCGACGATGCTACTCGGCCGCGGCGGCAGCCACCCCGGCGCCGGCGCGCCCCACCGCGGCCGGTACGGCCCGCCCACGAAGTCGAGCGACGGATCCGCGAACGCGCGCGCCACGACGTCGTACCACGTGGCGTCGATCTCCTCGTCGTCGTCGATCATCCCGACGAGGTCGCCGTCGGTCGCCGCAATGCCCGTGTTGAGCGCGTACGACTTGCCGACGCGGCCCTCGTAGCGATACCGCAGGCGTCCGCCAAACTCGGCCATCGCAGTCTCGACGGCCGCCCGGGTCCCGTCGCGCGACCCATTGTCGACCACCGTCACCTGGACGTCCAGCCCGGCCGGGACTCGGGCCTCCTGCAGACTCGCGAGCGCTCGCGCGAGCAGCGTGTGCCGATTGAACGTCGCGATGATCACGTCGAGCTGCATGCCCGATTATATCTAATCATCCGGATAGACGGATGAAACCACGCCCAGACGCTCCCGTGACGACCCTCGCCGACGCCCCGGCCGCCGCACACACTCGCGCCGACCGCCTTGCCCTGCTCGAGCCCGCGCTCGCGCGGCGCATTCTCGTGCTCGACGGGGCCATGGGCACGATGATCCAGCGCCACCGGCTCGGCGAGGACGACTACCGCGGCATCGGCGGCCCCGCGGGCGACCGCTTCGCCGCGTGGGCGAGCGACCTCAAGGGCAACAACGACCTCCTCTCGATCACCCGTCCCGACGTCATCGCCGGCATCCACCGCGCCTACCTCGAGGCCGGAGCCGACATCCTCGAGACGAACACCTTCAACTCGACCGCGATCTCGATGGCCGACTACGGCATGTCGGACCTCGCGTACGAGCTGAACGTGGCCGGCGCCCGCCTCGCCAGAGTCGTGGCCGACGCCGCCGAGTCGGCCGACCCCGACCGCCCGCGCTGGGTCGCCGGCGTGCTCGGCCCGACGAGCCGCACCGCGAGCATCAGCCCCGACGTCAACGACCCGGCGTTCCGCAACGTGACCTTCGAGGAACTCGCCGAGGCCTACACCGAGGCCACCAACGGCCTGCTCGACGGCGGCGCGGACATCCTGCTCGTCGAGACCATCTTCGACACGCTGAACGCCAAGGCCGCCCTCTTCGCGATCGAGGGCGTCTTCGCCGAGCGCGGCGAGCGCGTGCCGGTGATGATCTCGGGCACGATCACCGACCAGAGCGGCCGCACGCTGAGCGGGCAGACGGCCGAGGCGTTCTGGTACTCGCTCATGCACGCGCGCCCGCTCTCGATCGGCCTCAACTGCGCGTTAGGCGCGAAGGACCTGCGCCGCCACGTGCAGGACCTCGCGCGCGTCGCCGACTGCTTTGTCACCGCGCACCCCAACGCCGGCCTCCCCAACGAGATGGGCGGCTACGACGAGAGCCCCGAGGCGATGGCCGCCGTGCTGCGCGAGTTCGCCGGGGCCGGGATCGTCAACGTCGTCGGCGGCTGCTGCGGCACCACGCCCGACCACATCCGCGCGATCGCCGACGCCGTGCGGGACCTCCCCCCCCGCGCCCGCCCCGACCTCCCGCGCCGCCTCCGCCTCTCCGGCCTCGAGCCCGTCGTCGTCGGCCCCGAGACCAACTTCGTCAACGTCGGCGAGCGCACCAACGTCACCGGCTCGCGCCAGTTCGCCAAGCTGATCCTCGCCGGCGACTACGCGGCGGCCCTCGCCGTCGCGCGGCAGCAGGTCGAGAACGGCGCGCAGATCCTCGACGTCAACATGGACGAGGGCATGCTCGACTCGCATGCCGCGATGACGACGTTCCTCCGCCTGCTCGCCGCGGAGCCCGACATCTCGCGCGTGCCCGTGATGATCGACTCGTCCAAGTTCTCCGTGATCGAGGCCGGCCTGCGCTGCATTCAGGGCAAGGGCGTCGTCAACTCGATCTCGATGAAGGAGGGCGAGGCGGAGTTCCTCCGCCAGGCGGCGCTCGTCCGGCGCTACGGCGCGGCGGTCGTCGTCATGGCCTTCGACGAGGAAGGCCAGGCCGACACGGTCGAGCGCAAGGTCGCGATCTGCACGCGCGCCTACCGCCTCCTCGTCGACCGCGCCGGCTTCGCGCCCGAAGACATCATCTTCGACGCGAACATCTTCGCCGTCGCGACTGGCATCGCCGAGCACGACAACTACGGCGTCGCGTTCATCGAGGCCGTGCGGCGCATCACGGCCGAGCTGCCGCACGCCTCGACGAGCGGCGGCGTCAGCAACGTCTCGTTCTCCTTCCGCGGCAACGAGCACGTGCGCGGCGCCATCCACGCCGCGTTCCTCTACCACGCCGTGCGCGCGGGCCTGACGATGGGCATCGTCAACGCCGGCGCGCTCCCGGGCTACGACGACATCGAGCCCGAGCTGCGCGAGCGCGTCGAGGACGTGCTGCTCAACCGCCGCGCCGACTCGACCGAACGCCTGCTCGAACTCGCCGAGCGCTACCGCGGAAAGAAGGGCCAGGCGGGCGCGGGCGAGGACCTCGCCTGGCGCGAGCGCCCCGTCGCCGACCGCCTCTCGCACGCGCTCGTCCACGGCATCGACCAGTACGTGGTCGAGGACACCGAGGAGGCGCGCCAGCAGTTCGCGCGCCCCATCGAGGTCATCGAGGGCCCGCTCATGGCCGGCATGAACGTCGTCGGCGACCTGTTCGGGGCGGGGAAGATGTTCCTCCCGCAGGTCGTCAAGAGCGCGCGCGTGATGAAGCGCGCCGTCGCGCACCTCATCCCCTACATCGAGCAGGAGAAGCTCGACCGCGCGGCCGAGCCCGGCGCGGAGGCGGCCAAGGGCGCGGGCAAGGTGCTGCTCGCCACGGTCAAGGGCGACGTGCACGACATCGGCAAGAACATCGTCGGCGTCGTCCTCCAGTGTAACGGCTTCGAGGTCATCGACCTCGGCGTCATGGTCCCCGCCGCGACCATCCTCGAGCGCGCGAAGACCGAGGGTGTCGACGTCATCGGCCTCTCCGGCCTCATCACGCCCTCGCTCGAAGAGATGGCCTTCGTCGCCGGCGAGATGCAGCGTCAGGGCTTCACCGTCCCGCTCCTCATCGGCGGCGCGACGACGAGCAAGGTCCACACGGCCGTCAAGATCGCGCCCAACTACGAGGGCCCGGTCGTCCACGTGCTCGACGCCTCGCGCGCCGTCGGCGTCGCGAGCTCGTTAGGCAGCGACACCCTCCGCGACGCCTTCGTCGGCGACGTGCGCGCCGAGTACGACGCCGTGCGCGAGGCGCGCGCGGGCCGCCGCGACGCCGAGCGCCTGCTCCCGCTCGAGGTCGCCCGCCGCAACCCGGTCGCGATCGACTGGTCGGCCTACACGCCGCCCGCGCCCACCTTCACCGGCACCCGCGTCGTCGAGAGCTGGCCGCTGGAGGACCTCGTCCCGCGCATCGACTGGACGCCCTTCTTCCAGACCTGGGAGCTCGCCGGCCACTACCCCGCGATCCTCGACGACCCCGTCGTCGGCGGGGCCGCGCGCAGCCTCTTCGCCGACGCGCAGGCGATGCTCGACCGCATCGTCCGCGAGAAGGCCCTCACGGCCCGCGTGGTCGTCGGCTTCTGGCCCGCGGCCGCGGTCGGCGACGACGTCGTGCTCTACGACCCCGCGCGGAGCGAGCGCACCGGCACCGTCCACTTCCTCCGTCAGCAGCAGGACAAGCGCAAGCCGACCGGCGAACACGACGGCCGCCCTAACTCCTGCCTCGCCGACTACGTCGCCCCCGTCGAGAGCGGCCGCCCCGACCACCTCGGCATGTTCGCCGTCACGGCCGGCGTCGGCCTCGACGCGCTCGTCGCCGAGTTCGAGGCGCGGCACGACGACTACTCGTCGATCCTCGCCAAGGCGCTCGCCGACCGGCTCGCCGAGGCGCTGGCCGAACGGCTGCACGAGAAGGTCCGCCGCGAGTGGTGGGGCTATGCACCTGACGAGGCGCTCGACAACGCGGCGCTCATCCGCGAGCAGTACCGGGGCATCCGCCCGGCGCCGGGCTACCCCGCATGCCCCGACCACACCGAAAAGGGCCCGCTCTTCGAGCGCCTCGACGCCACCGCCCGCATCGGCATCGCGCTCACCGAGAGCTTCGCCATGACGCCCACGGCGGCGGTCAGCGGCTACTACCTCTCACACCCGCAGGCCCGCTACTTCGGCGTCGGCAAGGTCGGCCGCGACCAGGTCGAGGACTACGCGCGCCGGAAGGGCATCGAGGTCGCCGAGGCGGAACGG
This is a stretch of genomic DNA from Gemmatimonadetes bacterium T265. It encodes these proteins:
- the metH gene encoding methionine synthase, whose product is MTTLADAPAAAHTRADRLALLEPALARRILVLDGAMGTMIQRHRLGEDDYRGIGGPAGDRFAAWASDLKGNNDLLSITRPDVIAGIHRAYLEAGADILETNTFNSTAISMADYGMSDLAYELNVAGARLARVVADAAESADPDRPRWVAGVLGPTSRTASISPDVNDPAFRNVTFEELAEAYTEATNGLLDGGADILLVETIFDTLNAKAALFAIEGVFAERGERVPVMISGTITDQSGRTLSGQTAEAFWYSLMHARPLSIGLNCALGAKDLRRHVQDLARVADCFVTAHPNAGLPNEMGGYDESPEAMAAVLREFAGAGIVNVVGGCCGTTPDHIRAIADAVRDLPPRARPDLPRRLRLSGLEPVVVGPETNFVNVGERTNVTGSRQFAKLILAGDYAAALAVARQQVENGAQILDVNMDEGMLDSHAAMTTFLRLLAAEPDISRVPVMIDSSKFSVIEAGLRCIQGKGVVNSISMKEGEAEFLRQAALVRRYGAAVVVMAFDEEGQADTVERKVAICTRAYRLLVDRAGFAPEDIIFDANIFAVATGIAEHDNYGVAFIEAVRRITAELPHASTSGGVSNVSFSFRGNEHVRGAIHAAFLYHAVRAGLTMGIVNAGALPGYDDIEPELRERVEDVLLNRRADSTERLLELAERYRGKKGQAGAGEDLAWRERPVADRLSHALVHGIDQYVVEDTEEARQQFARPIEVIEGPLMAGMNVVGDLFGAGKMFLPQVVKSARVMKRAVAHLIPYIEQEKLDRAAEPGAEAAKGAGKVLLATVKGDVHDIGKNIVGVVLQCNGFEVIDLGVMVPAATILERAKTEGVDVIGLSGLITPSLEEMAFVAGEMQRQGFTVPLLIGGATTSKVHTAVKIAPNYEGPVVHVLDASRAVGVASSLGSDTLRDAFVGDVRAEYDAVREARAGRRDAERLLPLEVARRNPVAIDWSAYTPPAPTFTGTRVVESWPLEDLVPRIDWTPFFQTWELAGHYPAILDDPVVGGAARSLFADAQAMLDRIVREKALTARVVVGFWPAAAVGDDVVLYDPARSERTGTVHFLRQQQDKRKPTGEHDGRPNSCLADYVAPVESGRPDHLGMFAVTAGVGLDALVAEFEARHDDYSSILAKALADRLAEALAERLHEKVRREWWGYAPDEALDNAALIREQYRGIRPAPGYPACPDHTEKGPLFERLDATARIGIALTESFAMTPTAAVSGYYLSHPQARYFGVGKVGRDQVEDYARRKGIEVAEAERWLASNLAYAR